The following is a genomic window from Paenibacillus thiaminolyticus.
ATAAAGCAGTTGCCCCTGCATAACTGAGCCAATTGATTAAGGCAGACATATACCACAGCGATTAGGTCACGATCCCCATTGAACCAGAACGGGCAGAAGCGGGCGGCTAACCCCCGCCCTCTCCCGCCACCGTCATGCCGGGTGGCCTGGTGCCGGATCTTCAACAGAACTTTTAGATCTTTTTTATGGAGAATCGAGTTTACGTTTGTTAAGCACAAATAAAAATAACGCACCTGCGATGATCCCATAACATACTGGTGCTCCAATCGCCGACATTTTAAAAAAGGGGGTCGCATCATCATAGTAAGATAGAACATTTATGGTTTTGTCTAAGGGTGGGAGTAATAAAATTGCATATTTCAGCCTTTCAGGTAATACATTTTCGAGCGGTGTTACACAAAAAGCAATGACAATGAGAAGACTTAGCATTAGGAAAGACGTTAAACGCGAACGAATGAATTTTGAACTAAACCAACAGGCTAACGATACCCCCAACCAGGATATAGATAAATGATAGAGAAAAGACATAAATAATTCTTCAAAGCTAGGGTTCCTATCAAATTTATGAAAGATTGCCGGATACACTACGGCATAGAGGGCGAGCGGAATGGTAAAGATCCAGCTGTATAATAATTTAGATATATAAAGAATAAATAAACTGCCGGAATGCAGCATAGTCACTGATTCTTGGTTAGGCGTTTCGATATCAATGATCGCATAACATAATACGCATGACACAATAAATAAAAATGATGTGGAAAACGCATAGCTTTCCATTACGGGATTAGGTACCACACTATAAACAAAAATGATTCCAAGGATAAATACAAAGGTAGGCGGTCCATATCGATATGAACGCATAAAACAGGTATGTAAAAATGATAACAAGGATATCATGAAGCCATCTCCTTTCGTTGCAAGGTGATGATCTCTACTCCCCTATGTACTAATTCAATCATAAAACCATGATAATCCTTTTGCATAATGACAAATTTAATTTGGCCATTGTCATCTATTTTCCAAGTGACTTCTGGAAAAAGACTTGTTAGGCGGTAGAGTTCTTCCTGGGTTAAGACACATTCAAGTTCGAACAGGGTCACGCTTGGACTTTGAGAAGCTTCTATATGTTCTTCCCTCAACCTGCCTTGTCGAATCCAATAGGTACGACTTTCTAATTGACTTGCAAGTAAAGGATCATGAACAGCGGCTAAAATAGATGTACCTTTTTCTTTTATTCTCTTCAGGGAGGCCAGTAAATGCTCGATCGATTCCTTGTCTAACCCAGAGAAGGGTTCATCCAAAACAAGCAGATCCGGTGTTTTGATCGTCGCCTGCATTAAGTTGACTTTTTGCAGCATCCCTTTCGAGAAATGAGTCATCTTTAAACTTTTGCTTTGTTCGAGATGAAAAAACGTGTGCAGCTCCTTAATGCGTTCTTGAAGATCATTTCTAGGCACCTTTGCTATTTTACCCATGTGGGTCAGGTACTCCGTTGATGTCATCCTTAACTTCGATAATCGATCAGGCGTATAACCGATCACAAGTTTTGAATGCTTTAGTGCCCTTTGTCCCGTAGTTAATGGAATTAATCCGGTCACAATTCGAAGCAACGTGCTTTTTCCTGATCCATTACTTCCTCTTAATATAATACTTTCTCCTTGCCCAATACTCAGCGAAATTTCCGATAAGACAACTCGATTACCATATTTCTTCGTAACTTCCTTTAAGGTCAAAAGAGCATCCGCTACCATTTTCCCACCACCATAAAAATGTATATACTTATCATGTTAACACAATTATCCATCTCGAAGACAGATCATCATTTTCAATCATCTCATGTGGCATTCCGCCTAATCGGGCCACTGCATCCTTGAATGCCTGTCTCTCTAACTGATGAAGCGGAACTATTCATACAATAGATAGCAGAACAAGCGATCAACCGAGATAAAGGTGTAAGCACCTTCTCGATGATCGCTTGTCTCCATCACACATATTGTGATATTCCATAACACTCTCTCAGACCTTGTCCAATGCTAAATTATCGGCTCCCTGTTCCGGATCGCTTAATGCTAAATTCATTCCAGATCGAGTCCTCTTCACCCAGTAATTTTTTCCCATCCCAAAGGATATCGTAAATGTCACCCTCGTAAGCAATGGCTCGGCCAAATGCAAATGAAATAAAATATTCCTTCCAGGATTGGAAGATATGGCTGGCGGCATCAGCAGCTCTCTCTATATAGCCCCATGCCTGTTCTTCGGTTATATAACCAAGTATGTAGCTCCATCTTGCAATATTTACAGCGCGGTCAAAATCCCAGGCAGCCATGGTGTTCACCTGGTCAAAATCGGATTTCGCAAAGGAAAGCTTCTTCACCATCGCTTCTTGGGCTGATTCATAGCATTCCTGCGATTTCCCCACTTCCCCCTCTGTAAAAGACTGGCCAGCTTTCAACGCCATAAGAAGCTGATCATACTTCGTACGATGTCCTTCCGCAAGCAGCCATTCCAGGGTTTGTACAGCCTCCTCCGTATTACTAACGTCCCAGGCTGAAGAAAGGCCTTCCTTCAAAGTTTCAGAATCTACCTTCACTTGCAGTATCCGTGGCGACTCAGACCGGTAAAGAGAGAGATTGGCACCGTAGGCAAGCAAATGCTGTTTCTCCTTCGGTAAAGAGTTAGCCGTCTCCATTTCTACTTGCGATTTTTTATTCTTTTTCTCAATTCGCTTGCTCGCTGTAATCAAACCAACGATAAGTAAAATCACAATCGCCGCAATAATTCCCACAATAATTAGAAAAGTCTTCAAACCATCACGTTCCTCTCGATGTTGTTATTTGGCCACCATTAATGATTTAACAAAATCCCCCATGATATTGTAGCATAATAGTTTTTGGTTTCAACTACCAACTGAGAAAATATTTTCTTCGATTTCTTAAGATTATAAAATCAAAAAAAGAAATGAGAGTACAGACATAAGAAAAATCCACTATTATAGATCCCACTTTCTAAGACGAGATGAATTAAATGCTGGGATATTTGATTTTTTCCATTGTCAACTTTGTAGTTGATTACTTCTTTATATACGAAGGAGTAGGCTATACTAAACCTTTCTTTCAACCTTGTACAGTTTATACTTATGACAGACTATGTGGACCCATAGCAGAAAGATGCCCTCTTTTCGGGTATCGATGTTCATTTACAGCCCTCTATAGAACCATTGGGTCGGGATCAAGAACGTCCATGGTGTCGTAACAATCGCGATTGCCAAGCATACTTTCAGTCTCTGTGCAGGATTCGCAATATGCTTTTTAAATGTGAACTTGTAATTCAGGATAAATATGATAGAAGAAGAGATGAACATCGCGATAATGACGAGCATCAAGCCGGATATATTGTGAAAAGGATTATAAGCAACCGCTGAGATCGCTTCCCGAGGCAGCACCTGCATTCCTTCCAGCAGCAGCAAGGAAAATAAGAACAGGGCTCCGATAAAATCGGCAAGAAATCCGAAGCCCCACACTTTCCATATGGTCTTTTTATAAATAAGCCCCAATGTTTGATCCGCTGATACGAGACCGAATGCATACGCGGAAGCGAGGAGGACGAGCGAGTCGATGATGAAGTTGCCTGCCAACGTAACGAGAATGATCGGCGGATAAAACATGATGAACCAAATCGGAAATATTACATTGTACAACTTTATATCTCTCATAGCATCACTTCACCCTCCGTGTATGTTACTTTATTTACTTTATTTGCTTCCTTTGCTCTCCGAATCCGACAAGCGTATCGCCATCGAATGCGCCGACAGCCATCCCACCGTTCCTCAGCTCGGATCCGTATCGTTCTTCTATCTCTCTCAGCAAATTTAGATCCCCACTCGGATATTCCTGATTCGCATGAATTTGCGTCATCTTGCCATCCTGCATTTCAAAATAAGATCAATACTAATAAATCGCTATTGGCCCATAAGGACCATCGATAATTTCTATTTTCGTTTCAAAAATATCTGTTAAAACTTCTGGATCCATAACCTCTTCTACTGTTCCAAAAGTGGCAATTTGTCCATCTTTCATGGCACAAATTCGATCAGAATATTTGGCTGCAAAATTTATATCATGCATAACAGTCAGAATTGTTCTTCCGAATTCATTAGCTGCATGCCTCAAATGCTCCATCATTTGAACAGAACGAGCAATATCAAGATTGTTCAAAGGCTCGTCCAAAAGTACATATTCAGTCTCTTGGCACAAAACCATTGCTACATATGCCCTTTGCCTTTGACCACCAGAAAGCTCATCTAAATATCTATTTTCTAGATCAGTCAAGTCTAAAAAATCGATATATTTTGAAATAATAGCCTCATCTTCTTTAGTTAATCTTCCCTTTGAATAAGGAAATCGTCCAAATCCAACGAGTTGTCTAATAGTAAGCCTAGTTACAAAATGATTTTCTTGTCGTAATATAGTCAAAATTTTTGCTAAGTCTTTGGATTTAGATTCAGAAACATCCATATTTGCTACCCGAATTTGGCCTTCGTCCATATTCAAAAGTCTTCCAATCATCAAAAGTGTCGTAGACTTTCCAGCACCATTTGGTCCAATTAAAGAGGTAAGACCAGCTTTTGGTATTTCAATATTCAAAGGTCCTATTTTCACCTTATCAGTATACCATTTTCTAACATTATCGATCTTTATCATAGAGCCCTCTTCCTTAAAACTGCGATTAAAAATATGATTCCACCAAATAATTCAATAATAACGGAAACTACGCCTTGAGCATTGAATACATGATACATTAAAAAATATGCACCCGTTATTATCAAAAACCCTATAGCAAGAGCCATTGGAAAAATATATCTATGATCATAGGTTGGCGCTGCTTGATAACTCAACGTTGCAACTAAAAATCCATAGAAAGTAAGCGGTCCAATCAAAGCTGTTGAAATTGACATCAAAACAGAAACTAATATAAGCGTATAAATGATACTAGATTGATGTTTAACTCCAAAAGAAGTAGAGACATCCTTTCCAAGTGACAATACATTTAAATTTTTAGAATTAGCAAGAAGTAATAATGCTACAATGATTACCAGTGGAATTACAATAGGAAAATATTCAGAATCCGCATTATTGACAGAACCAAACAATCTTGCCTGTAAAATATCAAACTCAGACGGCGCAAGAAGTCTTCTCATAAAAGTTGACACAGAATTCAGCCCTGCTCCAATAATAATTCCAACCAAAAGCATAAGTTGCAAATTTCCATACTTTCCAGAAAGCAACCATCCATAAAGTATCAAACTCATCAAGACCATAACAATAACTTGAAATACAAATGGTCCAGTACCACTAAAATTTATCAATGCACTAGCGCCAAAGAAAAATATGGTACTCGTATGAATTGATGAGTAAAGTGATTCAAAGCCTAAAAGTGAAGGGGTTATAATCCTATTATTCGTAATCGATTGGAAAGCAACAGTCGACAAACTCTGACAAATCGCAGCAATAATCATGGCAACAAGAGCTACCATCCTTCTTTTAACAACTGGGATAAAAGAAGGGGAATCTACCGGAACTGGATTGTTATAAATTAAAAGTCCATATGAAGAAAGAATGCCCAAAACAATCAATGTGATCAGCAAAATCCAATAACGTTTTTCTTCTTTCTTAGAACGAAAAGCTCTAGCTGATCTATTCTCATTATGAAGGCTAGAATCGATTACGACATTTTCATTATTTCTATATTCCAATGCGTTCATCTTAGCCTCCTTGGTTTTCTTTGTCTCAATAAAATAGCAATAAATACGACTGCCCCCACTGTTCCAAGTATTAAAGAAACAGGTACTTCAAAAGGCATTATAATTGTTCGAGAAATGATGTCACAAACCGTTATAGTACCCATTCCTATCACACATACCCAAGGCAAATTACTTCTAAGATCATCTCCCCTAAACATGGAAACAATATTAGGTACTATTAAACCTAGAAAAGGTAAGTTTCCAATGACAGCTGCAACAATTCCAACTGCAAAAGAAATAAGACCCGTACCCAAAAGAACGATCCTATTGTAATTTACTCCAAGACTTGTGGCAACATCTTCCCCTAGTCCAGCTAAAGTCAGTCTATTAGCATAAATAAAAATAAGAAAAGTAACTACAACAATTATCCATAAATATTCATATCTTCCAACTTGAACTGCCGCAAAAGAACCTACAAACCAAGATTCAATATTTTGCGTCATTTGAAAAAGGAGTCCAATAAAAGTGGACACTGCAGAAATGACTGCTCCAAGCATCAGTCCAATAATTGGGACAATTAAAGACGAACGGAGTTTAACTCTTCTTAAAAAGAAAAAGAAAATCATAGTTCCTATAAAAGAAAAAACAATTGCACCAGTCATTCTTAGAACTAACGTTGGTGCAGGAAATAATAAGTAAACAACAAGAAGTCCCAAACCCGCCCATTCAATAGTTCCTGTTGTGGTAGGTTCAACTAAACGATTCTGTGTAATAAGTTGCATTACGAGTCCTGCCATGGCCATGGCAGCTCCAGTAAGCATTAATGCAGCGGTTCTTGGAACACGAGTTATGAAAAACATATCCATTCCATCCTCTTGTCCGCGTATATCATAAACTCCAGTAAATAGGGATATAATTCCTAAAATAATAACAACTATAATCGCTAATATAAATGGTTTTGTCCATAGCTTATTGTGGTTATAAAGCTGGGGTTGAGAATTTTTCTCAACCCCGGAAATTTTTTGTATTGTCTTTTTCAGCACTATGTTATACTCCTTTAGACTACTTAGCTAAAGTATTTGCAAGGTTCTTAAATAACTCTATATAGGTTTGGATTGATTCATTTGTGTAAGTGTCATTTGGTGCATAAACGATCTGTCCTTTAGATACAGCAGTTACGTTTTGAAGAGCAGGTGAATTATCAATAACATCCTGAGCAGGTACTGAATCAGTTGAAGCAGATATTGCAGCATCACGATCCAGTACAAAAATCCAATCAGGATTACTTTGTGCAATGGCTTCAACAGAAACTTCATCCCCTTGATGATCTGAAGAAGAACCGTCAACTTCTAATGCTGGAGTCCATCCGAAAATTTCATACATTGGTCCCCAAACACGTCCAGAATGAGGAGCTGAAAAACCAATATTTCCACCAGAAACTACAACACTCATAACAGTGCCCGTTCCATCATATGCAGACTTAGCATCTTCGACAGCTTTATCAAAATCAGCTACCAATTGTTTAGCTTCTTCATTTTTATCAAAAATTTGTCCTAAAGTAATTGTAGAATTTTTAAGTCCATTTACTAAGTTTTCCCCAGGTTTATCAGTTTTCTCAGAAACGTCAAAATTAAGATCGATAACAGCTGCATTTGGCACTAATTTTTTCATATCTTCATAATAGTTACCAAATCTTTGACCGATAATTACAAGATCAGGGTCTGCAGCTGCTATAATTTCAAGATTTGGTTCGCGGTGATTTCCAATATTTTGAACCGAATCATCCTTTACATATGATGAATCCGCAGGCATTACATCTTTTGGTACAGCCACTAATTCAATTTTCCAATCAGCTAAAGTTTCAAAAGTTCTACTATCCAAAGCAATTACCTTCTTCGGGTTTACAGGAACAGTAACCGTTCCATGAGCATCAGTGATTTCAACCGTTGAAGCTTCAGTAGAATGATTTTCTTGCCCATTCGTTTCAGTTTTACCATTTTCATTACTTGGATTTGAGCAAGCTGCCAACATCAACACAAAAATTGCTAAAAAAACAGTTAACTTAAATTTCCCCATTTCCCATACTCTCCCCTTATATAAGCTTTATAGGCAAACAGATTATTGAATTGATGAAATTATTACCTATGTATGTTTTTATGCGCGACTTAAATAATAATTATCTCTATTTCACTATAGTGCACAGCGACAATACAAAAACAACAACGATAATGATTATCAATTTCAATATTAAATTTAGTATATCAATTCAAAATATATTGTCAACTACTTTTTGACAGCTTAAATAAATTCATGGAACACTAGGCTATATGAGCCCAGTGTTACGTGAATTGTACCCATTCGCATAATCATTCAACTCCAGTTTCAGATGCTGAAGGCTATGAAAGTTCAACTGGTTAATGAACTCCGTTTTCATGATATTAAATGTGGCTTCAGCAACGACGTTGTCGTAAGGACAACCTTTCATGCTTAGAGAACGACCGATTTGGAACGCATTCAACGTTCATCGATCAACTTGTTCTTAAACTCACAAATCTACCCCAATAATCCCGATCATGAAACCAGCCTGTAGCTGCTTAAATGCTGCCGCTACAGGCTGGTTTTACACTTTGAATGTTCATGCACCCACATACATTAATGCGTAAAAATATAACATGCTGTGCAAATCCATTTTTCTCAATATTTATGACGAATTTATTCTCACTTACTGGGCAAAAATCTTTACCTGTTATGCAAAATCACCCCCCCATCCAGGGGGACTATCGTCTATCTACGAGCAGCGGCTGTAACCGCAGTTCGCGCAGGTCTTGCAGCCCTCGACGTTCAGGAGCGAGGCGGTGCCGCAGGATGGGCACAGGTCGCGCGAGGCGGATGCGCTGCCGCTCTCCTTCAGGCCAATGACCGGAGCCTCGATCGTCGCGGCGATCGGAGCCGGGTCCGTCTCGGCGCCGAGTCCGAGCGCTTCCTGCTGGTGAATCTCCAGCGCCTTGGCTACCGCATCGGCAATCGACTCGACGCGGTTGGCGCCGAAGCCGATCGCGCCGGATCCGCCGATGCCCTTCAGATGCTTGATGAGCAGCTCGACCTTGTTGCCATGATCGCCATAGCGAAGGAACAGCGAGCAGACGCGGCCGAGCGCTTCCGCCATCGCGAATACATCGGAACCGGCCTTGCCCACGTTCAAGAAAATCTCGCCCGGAATGCCGTTCATATCGTTAATCGTAATATAAGCCATGCCGAATGGCGTATTCACCTTATAGGTCGCGCCGCGCAGTACTTGCGGACGGCGCTTGTACACATTGCTGCCCGCCGGGTTGTTTGGCGATGCCGTCTGCATGGCCACCGGAACAGCAGGTGCTTCTGCCGCCTCCTCTTCTGCCGGAGTCCCGGCTTCGGTCTGGTCAGCTTGTCCGTCTTCCTTGTTGTCTCCCTTGTCGGTCGACAGAACCTGAACATCGCGGCTGCCGTCGCGGTAGATCGTGACGCCCTTGCAGCCGAGATCGAAGGCCAGCTCGTACAACCGCTTCGTCTCTTCTACCGTGAAGTCGTTCGGACAGTTCGCCGTCTTCGAGATCGAGCTGTCCACCCAGCGCTGGATCGCCGCCTGTGCGCGGATATGATCCTCGGCGGACAGAGCCATCGCCGTAATGAAGTAATCCGGCAGTTCCTGGCCCGGATGCGCGTCCATCCATTCCTGCGCGATCGGCACGAACTGCTCGTCGAAGCCGAGGCGGCTTTGCCGGAAATATTTGAAGGCGAAGTACGGCTCGATGCCGGTCGAGGTGCCGACCATCGTGCCGGTGCTGCCCGTCGGCGCTTGCGTAATGACGGTCACATTGCGCATGCCCTGCTGGCGAATCGCTTCCCCGACTTCCGGGTACACCTCCAGCATGTTCTTCATGAAGCCGCTCTGTAGATACGGCTCCGTCTCGAATGCCGGGAACGCGCCCTTCTCGCCCGCGATCTCCGCCGACGCGAGATACGATTCGCGCGCGATGAAGCCGAACAGCTTATCGAGGAACTCCAGCGATTCCGGGCTGCCGTAGCGGATGCCCAGCTTGATCATCAGCTCGGCTAAGCCCATCGAGCCAAGGCCGACGCGGCGCTCGTTCTGCTGGTTCTCTTTATTTTCCTCGAAATGATACGGGGTCTTGTCGATTACGTTGTCCAGGAAGCGCACCGCATAGCGCGTCACGGTAGACAGTTCGTCCCACGCGACATCATGCTTCTCCTCGTCATAGAACTTGGACAGATTGAGCGCGGACAGATTGCAGACGCCCCATCCCGGTAAGCCCTGCTCCCCGCACGGATTCGTACAGATGATCGGGTTGAAATACCAGCTGTTCGACATCTGGTTGTAGTATTCCATGAACACGACGCCCGGCTCGGCCGATTTCCACGCCGACTCGATAATCGTATGCCAGACCTCGCGTGCCTTGACGGTGCGGTATGGAATGACCGCCTTGCCGGCCTGCTTCCATTTATCAAGGTCTCCATCCCACAGCTCGTCATATTCCGGATCGGAGGTATCCGGGAAGACCAATTCCCAATCCAGATCCTCCTTGACCGCCTTCATGAAGCCGTTGCTCACGCAGACGGACAGATTGGCGTTCGTCACCTGGCCCATTGTCTGCTTCACCGTGATGAAATCGACCACATCCGGATGCCAGTCGTTCATCATCAGCATGAGCGCGCCGCGACGGCTGCCCCCTTGCTCGATCAATCCGGTCGTATAGCTGAACAATCCGCCCCAGGAGACGGCGCCGCTGGAGGAACCGTTGACCCCGCGCACGATCGCGCGGCGCGGACGAAGCGACGACAGGTTGATCCCGACGCCCCCGCCGCGGGCCATGATCTCGGTCATCTCCGACAAAGTCTCCATAATACCGCCGCGGCTATCCTTAGGCGATGGGATAACGTAGCAGTTGAAGAGGGTCAATTCCTCGCTCGCCCCGGCCCCGGCCGCGATGCGGCCCCCTGGAACGAGCTTCCAGTCATCTAAGATATAACGGAATTTTTCCGTCCATTCGTTTTGTTTTTCAGGGGTTGGTTCTACCGATGCCATCGCAGCCGCCAGCCGATCCCACATTTCTTCCGGTGTCTTCTCTATCGTCAAGGTCAGCTTCTCTACCGTGGATTGAACCACCTCTCCGCTTCTCAGCTTGACAGAGACGAAGCGGCCGTTACGCTCTACCACTTCTCCGACTTCCTTCGCCGGGAACTTCGGATCGTCTTTGGTCAGCACCAGGACGACATCTCCTACTTTGGTGTTGTTCGTGTCTGCATCCTTCCAGGCGTACCGATCCAGAAATATTTTTTCGCTCAAGCCTTCCAAGCGCTGCTTATGCCCCGTATTCAAAGAACACAACCTCCTATATATTACTCGCTACTTGAATGATTACCACCGCACACGATAATTGAAGCATTGTACAATGTATGTATTTTCCACAATATATTGTGTGCGAAAATCATTGTACTATACCACATATAGAATTTCTAATAAGAAAAAAGGAATTATAGCGAATGGATGAGAACCGGGGAACTCCATGCTTCGTTTTTCTCTAGCAAGCTCTCTATTTTGTCTCTTGCATTTTCCTGAAGAAGGCATACCTCCCCCTCCCCCTCCCCTCTTGCAGGCTCCTCGATCTCCGTCCTGCAGCCAGTTATGAAAGCATGCAATAACGTCCATACTACCTTTATAGAGGAGGTCGAGAGGATGAACAGACATCAGCAGCCGAATGATGGCCTTCCCGGTACGCAACCATCAGCCCTGACGGCCGGCCCGGTCACCCCGGTTAGCGGCTCGATCATGCGCTCTGCGGCGAATTCCTGGCCGCTCTCGTCGCGTGCCATGCCTGGATCGCTGTCTGTCGTGACCGATCGCGGCTGGCTGGAGGAACTGTCGGCCCGCATCGACAAGAACGGTCCATGGGATGACTGGACGCTGTTCCAGCTTGCCTATGAGGCGGAGCAGGCCAGGCGCATTCACGCGTTCGACGAGTTGCAATGCCTGACCCATATTACGAACGTAGAACCGCTCCCCCATCAAGTAGAGACCGCCAAAAAGGTGCTTCACGAGATGCGCGGCCGCGCGATTCTCGCGGATGAGGTCGGTCTCGGCAAGACGATCGAAGCGGGGCTCGTGCTGAAGGAATATTTGATTCGCGGGCTTGTCAAGCGCGCGCTTATTCTCGTCCCCGCCTCCCTGGTGCTGCAATGGGTGCGCGAGCTGCATCACAAGTTCGGCATCGCGGCGGTGGCTCAGAAGAAAAAATATCAATGGCAATCCGACATCGTCGTCGCCTCGATGGATACCGCCAAGCGCGATCCGCATAAATCGATTCTGATGGAGCAGGAATACGACATGCTTATCGTCGACGAGGCGCATAAGCTCAAAAATCGCAAGACGA
Proteins encoded in this region:
- a CDS encoding IS3 family transposase, producing MKGCPYDNVVAEATFNIMKTEFINQLNFHSLQHLKLELNDYANGYNSRNTGLI
- a CDS encoding siderophore ABC transporter substrate-binding protein; this translates as MGKFKLTVFLAIFVLMLAACSNPSNENGKTETNGQENHSTEASTVEITDAHGTVTVPVNPKKVIALDSRTFETLADWKIELVAVPKDVMPADSSYVKDDSVQNIGNHREPNLEIIAAADPDLVIIGQRFGNYYEDMKKLVPNAAVIDLNFDVSEKTDKPGENLVNGLKNSTITLGQIFDKNEEAKQLVADFDKAVEDAKSAYDGTGTVMSVVVSGGNIGFSAPHSGRVWGPMYEIFGWTPALEVDGSSSDHQGDEVSVEAIAQSNPDWIFVLDRDAAISASTDSVPAQDVIDNSPALQNVTAVSKGQIVYAPNDTYTNESIQTYIELFKNLANTLAK
- a CDS encoding ABC transporter ATP-binding protein, with the protein product MIKIDNVRKWYTDKVKIGPLNIEIPKAGLTSLIGPNGAGKSTTLLMIGRLLNMDEGQIRVANMDVSESKSKDLAKILTILRQENHFVTRLTIRQLVGFGRFPYSKGRLTKEDEAIISKYIDFLDLTDLENRYLDELSGGQRQRAYVAMVLCQETEYVLLDEPLNNLDIARSVQMMEHLRHAANEFGRTILTVMHDINFAAKYSDRICAMKDGQIATFGTVEEVMDPEVLTDIFETKIEIIDGPYGPIAIY
- a CDS encoding DUF1266 domain-containing protein encodes the protein MKTFLIIVGIIAAIVILLIVGLITASKRIEKKNKKSQVEMETANSLPKEKQHLLAYGANLSLYRSESPRILQVKVDSETLKEGLSSAWDVSNTEEAVQTLEWLLAEGHRTKYDQLLMALKAGQSFTEGEVGKSQECYESAQEAMVKKLSFAKSDFDQVNTMAAWDFDRAVNIARWSYILGYITEEQAWGYIERAADAASHIFQSWKEYFISFAFGRAIAYEGDIYDILWDGKKLLGEEDSIWNEFSIKRSGTGSR
- a CDS encoding ABC transporter permease produces the protein MQKISGVEKNSQPQLYNHNKLWTKPFILAIIVVIILGIISLFTGVYDIRGQEDGMDMFFITRVPRTAALMLTGAAMAMAGLVMQLITQNRLVEPTTTGTIEWAGLGLLVVYLLFPAPTLVLRMTGAIVFSFIGTMIFFFFLRRVKLRSSLIVPIIGLMLGAVISAVSTFIGLLFQMTQNIESWFVGSFAAVQVGRYEYLWIIVVVTFLIFIYANRLTLAGLGEDVATSLGVNYNRIVLLGTGLISFAVGIVAAVIGNLPFLGLIVPNIVSMFRGDDLRSNLPWVCVIGMGTITVCDIISRTIIMPFEVPVSLILGTVGAVVFIAILLRQRKPRRLR
- a CDS encoding adenosylcobalamin-dependent ribonucleoside-diphosphate reductase, producing the protein MNTGHKQRLEGLSEKIFLDRYAWKDADTNNTKVGDVVLVLTKDDPKFPAKEVGEVVERNGRFVSVKLRSGEVVQSTVEKLTLTIEKTPEEMWDRLAAAMASVEPTPEKQNEWTEKFRYILDDWKLVPGGRIAAGAGASEELTLFNCYVIPSPKDSRGGIMETLSEMTEIMARGGGVGINLSSLRPRRAIVRGVNGSSSGAVSWGGLFSYTTGLIEQGGSRRGALMLMMNDWHPDVVDFITVKQTMGQVTNANLSVCVSNGFMKAVKEDLDWELVFPDTSDPEYDELWDGDLDKWKQAGKAVIPYRTVKAREVWHTIIESAWKSAEPGVVFMEYYNQMSNSWYFNPIICTNPCGEQGLPGWGVCNLSALNLSKFYDEEKHDVAWDELSTVTRYAVRFLDNVIDKTPYHFEENKENQQNERRVGLGSMGLAELMIKLGIRYGSPESLEFLDKLFGFIARESYLASAEIAGEKGAFPAFETEPYLQSGFMKNMLEVYPEVGEAIRQQGMRNVTVITQAPTGSTGTMVGTSTGIEPYFAFKYFRQSRLGFDEQFVPIAQEWMDAHPGQELPDYFITAMALSAEDHIRAQAAIQRWVDSSISKTANCPNDFTVEETKRLYELAFDLGCKGVTIYRDGSRDVQVLSTDKGDNKEDGQADQTEAGTPAEEEAAEAPAVPVAMQTASPNNPAGSNVYKRRPQVLRGATYKVNTPFGMAYITINDMNGIPGEIFLNVGKAGSDVFAMAEALGRVCSLFLRYGDHGNKVELLIKHLKGIGGSGAIGFGANRVESIADAVAKALEIHQQEALGLGAETDPAPIAATIEAPVIGLKESGSASASRDLCPSCGTASLLNVEGCKTCANCGYSRCS
- a CDS encoding iron chelate uptake ABC transporter family permease subunit, producing the protein MNALEYRNNENVVIDSSLHNENRSARAFRSKKEEKRYWILLITLIVLGILSSYGLLIYNNPVPVDSPSFIPVVKRRMVALVAMIIAAICQSLSTVAFQSITNNRIITPSLLGFESLYSSIHTSTIFFFGASALINFSGTGPFVFQVIVMVLMSLILYGWLLSGKYGNLQLMLLVGIIIGAGLNSVSTFMRRLLAPSEFDILQARLFGSVNNADSEYFPIVIPLVIIVALLLLANSKNLNVLSLGKDVSTSFGVKHQSSIIYTLILVSVLMSISTALIGPLTFYGFLVATLSYQAAPTYDHRYIFPMALAIGFLIITGAYFLMYHVFNAQGVVSVIIELFGGIIFLIAVLRKRAL
- a CDS encoding ATP-binding cassette domain-containing protein — protein: MVADALLTLKEVTKKYGNRVVLSEISLSIGQGESIILRGSNGSGKSTLLRIVTGLIPLTTGQRALKHSKLVIGYTPDRLSKLRMTSTEYLTHMGKIAKVPRNDLQERIKELHTFFHLEQSKSLKMTHFSKGMLQKVNLMQATIKTPDLLVLDEPFSGLDKESIEHLLASLKRIKEKGTSILAAVHDPLLASQLESRTYWIRQGRLREEHIEASQSPSVTLFELECVLTQEELYRLTSLFPEVTWKIDDNGQIKFVIMQKDYHGFMIELVHRGVEIITLQRKEMAS